In Pseudobacter ginsenosidimutans, the following are encoded in one genomic region:
- a CDS encoding L-dopachrome tautomerase-related protein has product MMIKLFLYWSIFIAWFQFSILPATAQSNAKLEIVTSFNKERPGNVAISPTGRVFITMSDATASPYKVKEILPDGTVVDFPDTIWTRKPQGHSYKGVNAAIGIQATSDNVLWVMDLGDRKAQPVQAPKLIAWDISTRKLLHVYPIPDAVLRSNSFLQDFVIDEKNHAAVIADMSMAGLVLPAMPAFIVIDLQTGYARRVLENHHSFQPVDEDIVIDKQVISHLFPDGSVLKPRYPLNPISIDRKMEWIYYGALSGRSIFRVPAAALSSPGSDDSALSKKIVYYAAKPKSDGIKAGNRVLFVTDIENSAVVMATPAGYSVLVKDTALISWPDGLAIAPDGYLYLVSNQLHKRPFWNLGKEESKPPYYLLRVKITAAEGYF; this is encoded by the coding sequence ATGATGATAAAACTGTTCCTGTATTGGTCGATATTCATTGCCTGGTTTCAGTTCAGCATATTGCCGGCAACCGCCCAGTCGAATGCCAAACTTGAAATTGTGACCTCATTCAACAAAGAACGTCCGGGCAATGTGGCTATATCACCAACAGGAAGGGTATTCATTACAATGAGCGATGCAACAGCATCTCCCTATAAGGTGAAAGAAATTTTGCCGGATGGTACTGTAGTGGACTTCCCCGATACTATATGGACAAGGAAGCCGCAAGGGCATTCGTACAAAGGTGTCAATGCCGCAATCGGTATCCAGGCAACTTCAGACAATGTACTTTGGGTGATGGATCTTGGAGACAGGAAAGCCCAGCCTGTACAAGCTCCCAAGCTCATTGCCTGGGATATCTCAACCAGGAAGCTCCTGCATGTTTATCCAATTCCGGATGCAGTGCTCCGGTCAAATTCTTTTTTGCAGGATTTCGTCATCGATGAAAAAAATCATGCAGCAGTGATCGCAGATATGTCGATGGCAGGATTGGTGCTACCTGCAATGCCCGCATTTATTGTGATAGATCTGCAAACAGGTTATGCAAGACGTGTATTGGAAAACCATCACAGCTTTCAGCCGGTTGATGAAGATATTGTGATCGATAAACAAGTGATCAGTCATCTCTTTCCGGATGGCAGCGTGCTGAAGCCCAGGTATCCCCTTAATCCCATCTCCATCGACAGGAAAATGGAATGGATTTATTATGGCGCACTGAGTGGTCGTAGTATTTTCCGGGTACCGGCGGCAGCATTGTCGAGCCCGGGATCCGATGATAGTGCATTATCAAAAAAGATCGTCTACTATGCTGCTAAGCCAAAGTCTGATGGTATAAAAGCAGGCAACCGTGTTTTGTTTGTGACCGATATCGAAAACAGTGCTGTGGTAATGGCAACTCCCGCAGGCTATTCAGTATTGGTGAAGGACACCGCATTGATCTCATGGCCTGATGGGCTGGCAATTGCGCCTGATGGTTACCTTTACCTGGTATCCAATCAACTTCACAAACGGCCCTTCTGGAATCTGGGTAAGGAAGAAAGCAAGCCTCCTTATTATTTG
- a CDS encoding restriction endonuclease, protein MVLNIKVFSLAPMKRDPFLTIVQAKQSAFNKKVGEAAIRNLVGTVQIQKAVRGQLVTNSDFTKPASRTARVVKIDLIKFYELVQEVNKLEME, encoded by the coding sequence ATGGTGCTGAATATCAAAGTCTTTTCACTTGCACCAATGAAACGCGATCCATTTCTTACAATTGTACAAGCGAAACAATCCGCCTTCAATAAAAAAGTAGGAGAAGCTGCCATACGAAACCTTGTTGGAACCGTCCAAATACAAAAAGCTGTAAGGGGCCAACTGGTAACGAATTCCGATTTCACTAAGCCAGCCTCCCGTACTGCACGAGTCGTAAAAATTGATCTAATAAAATTCTACGAGCTTGTTCAGGAAGTCAACAAACTAGAAATGGAATAA
- a CDS encoding Fic family protein, with translation MRRIRPHFDWKKEAITQLLADVRYKQGKLVGRMESLGFNLQAEATLQTLTLDVLKSSEIEGEILDPNQVRSSIARRLGIDIAGLVPADRNVEGVVEMMLDATQNYSKPLSSDRLFGWHAVLFPTGRSGMHKIVVGSWRNNTKDDPMQVVSGPMGRKKVHFQAPDADKLDQEMTRFIEWFNTTNDIDDVLKAAIAHLWFVTIHPFDDGNGRIARAITDMQLSRADQSVQRFYSMSAQIRVERNGYYSVLEKTQKDDLDITEWLTWFLNCLDHALSATDKTLEKVIQKARFWENPKTHTVNDRQKKLLNMLLDGFQGKLSSSKWATIAKCSQDTASRDIQDLIEKGILLKVPAGGRSTSYILNESIH, from the coding sequence ATGCGGAGAATAAGGCCCCATTTTGACTGGAAAAAAGAAGCGATAACCCAATTGCTTGCAGATGTACGCTATAAGCAAGGAAAACTTGTGGGACGAATGGAGAGCTTAGGCTTTAATCTGCAAGCTGAAGCCACTTTACAAACGCTCACTTTAGATGTCTTGAAGTCTAGTGAAATCGAGGGCGAAATTTTAGACCCAAATCAAGTTCGTTCATCTATTGCCCGTCGTTTGGGGATAGATATAGCCGGATTGGTTCCCGCCGACCGGAACGTTGAAGGAGTGGTTGAAATGATGCTGGATGCAACACAGAATTATAGCAAACCATTAAGCTCCGACCGGCTCTTTGGTTGGCATGCGGTATTATTCCCGACCGGCCGAAGCGGCATGCATAAGATCGTTGTGGGTTCGTGGCGTAACAATACAAAAGACGATCCTATGCAAGTCGTTTCCGGTCCGATGGGCCGTAAAAAAGTGCATTTCCAAGCACCAGATGCAGACAAGCTGGATCAGGAAATGACTCGTTTTATAGAATGGTTCAACACTACAAATGATATAGATGACGTACTTAAAGCGGCTATAGCTCACCTTTGGTTTGTGACAATACACCCTTTTGATGACGGCAATGGACGGATCGCACGCGCAATAACTGACATGCAACTTTCACGCGCGGATCAAAGCGTGCAACGCTTTTACAGTATGTCGGCACAAATCAGAGTTGAACGCAATGGATATTACAGTGTACTCGAAAAAACTCAGAAAGACGATTTAGATATTACGGAGTGGCTGACATGGTTCCTAAATTGCCTTGACCACGCACTGAGCGCAACCGACAAAACACTAGAAAAAGTAATACAAAAAGCAAGGTTCTGGGAAAATCCAAAAACTCATACCGTGAATGACAGGCAAAAGAAATTATTGAATATGCTTCTTGATGGCTTTCAAGGTAAGCTTTCATCTTCGAAATGGGCAACAATTGCCAAATGTTCACAGGATACAGCATCCAGAGATATACAGGATTTGATCGAAAAAGGCATATTGCTGAAAGTACCGGCAGGTGGGCGTAGTACGAGTTATATATTGAATGAAAGCATTCATTAA
- a CDS encoding Fic family protein, with amino-acid sequence MKKHSSRSGHYEQIGEHNYFIPAPLPPNPVLDFDGDLLELYGDAMQSLGKFMEAQTRIPSKRRFLDVYIAKEAIYSSQIENINTTLTQVLEYKSKEKSENKNVQEVLNYIDALHYGIKLMHEKNLPVSSRLIRECHKKLLSGVRGESKMPGNYRKVPVFVGNLVPPPAHYLENLINDLEKFINESSALPALIKAGLSHVQFETIHPFLDGNGRIGRLLIVLMMMDSGLINEPVLYPSFFFMKYRSEYYDRLDAVRLKGDYEGWIKYFLRGIKVSAEDIVKRAWAIDAMLKECHAVIDSDLSRVRKNAVHLLEQLCHTPLMSINDVAELIGSTYKTAQKLVGFFVDHEILQQEDSKQRNKMYRFNKYLDILEREFAE; translated from the coding sequence ATGAAAAAACACTCATCGCGAAGCGGCCATTATGAACAGATCGGGGAACACAATTACTTCATTCCCGCTCCTTTGCCACCAAACCCTGTTTTGGATTTCGATGGAGATCTCTTAGAGCTTTATGGCGATGCCATGCAAAGCCTGGGTAAATTCATGGAAGCCCAGACCAGAATACCCAGCAAAAGACGATTTCTGGATGTGTACATTGCAAAAGAGGCTATTTATTCAAGTCAGATCGAGAATATCAACACCACTTTAACGCAGGTGCTTGAATACAAATCCAAAGAGAAATCCGAAAACAAGAATGTACAGGAAGTTCTTAATTACATTGATGCCTTGCATTATGGCATAAAACTTATGCATGAGAAAAACCTGCCTGTTTCATCTAGGCTAATACGCGAATGCCACAAAAAACTTTTATCGGGCGTTCGTGGTGAAAGCAAAATGCCTGGGAATTACAGAAAGGTTCCTGTTTTTGTGGGTAATCTCGTACCACCACCAGCCCATTACCTTGAAAATCTCATTAATGATCTTGAAAAATTCATCAATGAGAGCAGCGCATTACCTGCCCTAATAAAGGCTGGGTTATCACATGTCCAATTTGAAACAATACACCCGTTCCTGGATGGCAATGGACGAATCGGGCGGTTGTTGATCGTATTAATGATGATGGATTCCGGGCTTATCAACGAACCTGTTCTTTATCCATCTTTCTTTTTTATGAAATACAGAAGCGAATATTACGACAGGCTGGATGCCGTACGTCTGAAAGGAGATTACGAAGGCTGGATAAAGTATTTTCTGCGGGGCATCAAGGTTTCGGCGGAAGATATTGTTAAGCGAGCCTGGGCAATCGATGCTATGTTGAAAGAGTGCCATGCAGTTATTGACAGCGATCTTTCACGTGTCCGTAAAAACGCCGTTCATCTTCTCGAACAACTTTGCCACACGCCCCTCATGTCAATAAACGATGTTGCAGAGTTGATTGGCAGCACTTATAAAACAGCACAGAAACTGGTTGGGTTCTTTGTCGACCACGAGATATTGCAGCAAGAAGATAGCAAGCAGCGCAACAAAATGTATCGTTTTAATAAATATCTTGATATACTTGAAAGAGAGTTTGCCGAGTAG
- a CDS encoding TlpA family protein disulfide reductase: protein MKDFNRVFFPFAVFFLMTIFSASHAWSQSATIECTFSSAQQSKPRIYQAAYGRLHQVASAMVRQHPEQSRFSIQIPLKKSGFYYVGAGDEFQVQGKQRIYLQPGKTVQLQLNDTACSILLPDPVNTFLLQWHQRIWPLLGEHARKQQERSNMTDFNAKLESWLKEWDILPLIPATGDHALDSNLQMITQLDLVFAATSYLTLAKATKEEPTGLHAFYRTIDTKKLTKEGGVEYHPFGMKMLESLYYLKQNLQGKPFAFGLDMEERLEDIQHPVLRAELVIEALRQLKTKEGLKALKDRYGPMINNPAQQRRFKERLAIMTTRLPVQQWAVEGFSLPDTAGRIVSLQDMKGKIVVVDVWATWCVPCVAEFPSLKQLEHDYGKRNVAFVGISMDSEKFRDYWKNFVAEKAPGSIQLFAGPQSPFSKMYKIGGIPRFMIFDSTGKMLFGDAPRASSFELRLLLDQLIGKQ from the coding sequence ATGAAAGATTTCAATCGTGTATTTTTCCCGTTTGCAGTTTTCTTTTTGATGACAATTTTTTCTGCTTCGCATGCATGGAGCCAGAGTGCAACTATTGAATGTACTTTTTCATCTGCTCAGCAAAGCAAGCCCCGGATCTATCAGGCTGCCTATGGCCGTCTGCATCAGGTGGCTTCAGCAATGGTCCGTCAACATCCTGAACAGTCCCGCTTTTCGATCCAAATACCATTAAAGAAATCCGGTTTTTATTATGTAGGTGCCGGAGATGAATTCCAGGTACAGGGTAAGCAAAGGATCTATTTGCAACCCGGGAAAACAGTGCAACTACAATTGAATGATACAGCCTGTTCCATCCTGTTGCCGGACCCTGTGAATACATTCCTGTTGCAATGGCACCAACGCATATGGCCATTGTTGGGTGAACATGCCAGGAAGCAGCAGGAGAGAAGTAATATGACGGATTTCAATGCAAAACTTGAGAGCTGGTTAAAGGAATGGGATATCCTGCCGCTCATTCCTGCAACCGGCGACCATGCACTCGACAGCAATTTGCAAATGATTACGCAGCTCGATCTGGTGTTCGCGGCAACCAGTTATCTCACACTCGCCAAAGCCACCAAGGAAGAGCCCACCGGTCTGCACGCTTTTTATCGAACCATCGATACCAAAAAACTCACAAAGGAAGGAGGAGTTGAATATCATCCTTTCGGAATGAAAATGCTCGAATCCCTGTATTACCTGAAACAAAACCTTCAGGGAAAACCCTTTGCTTTCGGACTCGATATGGAAGAACGACTGGAAGATATTCAACATCCGGTTCTGCGCGCAGAACTGGTGATAGAAGCATTGCGACAATTGAAAACAAAAGAAGGGCTGAAGGCACTCAAAGATCGATACGGCCCCATGATCAACAACCCTGCCCAACAGCGTCGATTCAAAGAGCGTCTCGCCATCATGACCACCAGATTGCCGGTGCAGCAATGGGCCGTTGAAGGCTTCTCACTCCCTGATACGGCAGGCAGAATAGTGTCGTTGCAGGATATGAAAGGAAAAATAGTAGTGGTTGATGTCTGGGCAACCTGGTGTGTGCCCTGCGTTGCCGAGTTCCCTTCACTGAAACAACTCGAACACGATTATGGAAAAAGGAATGTCGCTTTTGTTGGCATCTCAATGGACTCGGAAAAGTTCCGGGACTACTGGAAAAATTTTGTTGCGGAAAAAGCGCCGGGAAGCATCCAGCTTTTTGCCGGACCCCAAAGCCCTTTTTCAAAAATGTACAAGATCGGAGGAATCCCACGTTTCATGATATTTGATAGTACAGGAAAGATGTTGTTTGGTGATGCTCCAAGGGCATCGTCCTTTGAACTGAGATTATTGCTGGACCAGCTAATTGGCAAACAATAG
- a CDS encoding RNA polymerase sigma factor: MTLQNIAEGDQDAFYELYKQYVDQLRNYIRRVTADELAADGILQEIFLRVWLNRDELTELNSFKAWIFTIAANETMRFLRKKITYRQLLLKSSIASPAQQAITPDLEYDMVELRRLIQLAVDRLSPQRRLIFSMSREQGMKPAKIAAELDLSISTVKNSLSTALKEIRSYLRDAGIVINILVILNILFKKM, encoded by the coding sequence TTGACCCTCCAAAATATTGCAGAGGGTGATCAGGATGCATTTTATGAGCTTTACAAGCAATATGTGGATCAGTTGAGGAACTATATCCGGCGCGTTACAGCAGACGAGCTGGCCGCAGATGGAATTCTGCAGGAAATATTCCTGCGTGTATGGCTGAACAGGGATGAACTGACAGAACTGAACAGTTTCAAAGCCTGGATCTTTACCATCGCTGCCAACGAAACCATGCGATTTCTGCGGAAGAAAATTACTTACAGGCAACTGCTTCTTAAATCGTCTATTGCTTCTCCCGCGCAACAAGCCATTACACCAGACCTTGAATATGATATGGTGGAGCTTCGCCGGCTGATACAATTGGCCGTTGACCGGCTTTCTCCCCAACGCCGATTGATCTTTTCCATGAGCCGAGAACAAGGAATGAAACCTGCAAAGATCGCAGCCGAGCTGGATCTTAGTATTAGCACCGTCAAAAATTCGCTTTCCACTGCACTCAAAGAGATCCGGTCATATTTAAGAGATGCCGGTATCGTGATCAACATACTCGTTATCCTCAATATCCTTTTCAAAAAAATGTAA
- a CDS encoding FecR family protein: MNKDRIAYIIQAFKGNSLTTAEWDELEVLLQEENNQSLRIYLMELLEHQPGTVKATLSENDETILQNILNSDRKTSEQRKIMQAISGEQKTYGKARMILRWTAAAAIFLAVIGGWLIWQNLSKYPSGPAPKENLAEAFNIKAPQQGAVLTLSDGTRVLLDTVNNGFRTSEHSTDLQWDNGELRYGSSSRATGAHGATAYNTLETPAGRQFRIQLPDGSKVWLNAQSAIRYPVAFTGKTRTVELKGEAYLEIAKDPRREFIVTTETGIQLDVLGTAFNVNGYSSEKEVKVTLVEGSLLVKAQAAQNNREAGTNAVKIKPGEQATLALTPNGKVNPSSRIGIDPSVDMDQVLAWKNGRFNFEGMRLRQVMKQLERWYDVTVVYEEGVPDTEFYGELSRDNSLGDILLAFKDAELKYKLEGRKLTIMK; this comes from the coding sequence ATGAACAAGGACCGTATTGCATATATCATACAGGCTTTCAAAGGCAATTCATTGACCACAGCGGAATGGGATGAATTGGAGGTGTTGCTGCAGGAAGAGAACAACCAGTCACTGAGAATTTACCTGATGGAGCTATTGGAACACCAGCCCGGAACAGTGAAGGCCACACTTTCTGAAAATGATGAAACCATCCTGCAAAACATTTTGAATAGCGATCGGAAAACTTCTGAACAGCGGAAAATAATGCAAGCGATATCAGGTGAACAAAAGACGTATGGTAAAGCCAGAATGATTTTACGCTGGACGGCTGCTGCTGCCATTTTCCTGGCGGTCATCGGTGGATGGCTGATCTGGCAGAACTTATCCAAATACCCGTCCGGTCCGGCGCCCAAAGAAAACCTCGCAGAGGCATTCAATATCAAAGCTCCGCAACAAGGCGCTGTACTCACACTCTCGGATGGTACCAGGGTATTGCTGGATACGGTCAATAATGGATTCAGGACCAGTGAGCACTCAACTGATCTGCAGTGGGATAACGGTGAACTTCGCTATGGAAGCTCTTCACGGGCTACGGGAGCGCATGGAGCAACTGCCTACAATACTCTGGAAACACCTGCCGGCCGGCAGTTCAGGATCCAGCTACCTGATGGTTCAAAAGTCTGGCTGAATGCGCAAAGCGCCATCCGGTATCCGGTAGCATTCACCGGGAAAACCAGAACGGTGGAGCTGAAAGGTGAAGCTTACCTGGAAATTGCAAAGGACCCCCGCAGGGAATTCATCGTAACCACGGAAACAGGTATTCAACTGGATGTGTTGGGAACAGCTTTCAATGTAAATGGTTACAGCAGCGAAAAAGAAGTGAAAGTAACATTGGTGGAAGGTTCACTGCTGGTTAAAGCACAGGCCGCACAAAATAACCGTGAAGCCGGCACGAATGCTGTGAAAATCAAACCCGGTGAACAGGCCACACTGGCACTGACGCCCAATGGAAAAGTAAACCCCTCTTCCAGGATCGGTATAGACCCCTCCGTGGATATGGACCAGGTGCTGGCCTGGAAAAATGGCCGGTTCAATTTTGAAGGCATGCGCCTGCGCCAGGTGATGAAACAACTGGAACGCTGGTATGATGTTACCGTCGTTTATGAAGAAGGCGTTCCCGATACCGAATTCTATGGGGAACTGAGTCGCGACAATTCCCTGGGCGATATCCTGCTTGCTTTCAAAGACGCAGAACTGAAATATAAATTAGAAGGACGAAAACTAACGATCATGAAATAA
- a CDS encoding SusC/RagA family TonB-linked outer membrane protein, translating to MKLTTLLLTVSMLHAAAGTGQTVSINAANMPLKKLFTEVKRQTGFTVFGRNELFRLSNPVTIDARNMPLADFLQQVMVSQPLQFRINGKDIILSRKSSPGAAREVSVLQTTETFATINGTIYDAEGLLLEGASIMLKRTGKTTQSDSKGQFSLDALPDDILVISFVGYTTQEIKVGNNRYLRIRLKQEEVRMNDVVITGIVNRKAESFTGASVRFSRQELMQAGARNIFQSLKSMDPALNIFESLANGSDPNKMLEMQIRGTSSFPDVKGQYATNPNQPLFIVDGFEMTIEKVNDLDINRIESVTILKDASAKALYGSRAANGVIVIETVKVKPGQLRINYTGTYGIEIPDLSSYNLTNAREKITLEKELGAYYRPQPPAALVYDSLYYANLREVQNGVNTDWLAQPTRVGFSHKQTVGFEVGDDRLRTGLTLFMNNTQGVMKGSERKSIGGAFQLTYRYKKILFRNLLQYTGINTANSPYGEFSEYARLNPYWRPYNEDGSVRKFLGIGPVLSEPVYNPLYNAMLNTTSSTNYTDLTNNTYLEYFISKSLKLVGRFGFANTVNGSDVFLPGNHTSFIGLTGENMFRRGSYNKGNGKASMVSGDLNLNYSSSWGRHSVFGNVGGNIREDKSESFLYSAIGFPNDRMDNILFAKQYAENAKPTGAESINRELGILAIGSYSFDNRFFADFSLRTSSSSQFGSSNRWGSFYSAGAGWNLHHEKFFQKLPQITMLKLRGSAGYTGSQNFNSYQALLLYNYFVDDSYQGLPGVYLNGLWNPELKWQQKLDYNVGVDASIQNRINIRVDLYKAITTNLLTDITIPPSLGFSSYIANLGQITNTGMEFRVSYRMFVNNQNRQSLNLFVTGITNRNRIVKISNSLKTLTEEQDKLSEGSNKPLVRFQEGQSLDAIWAVPSRGIDPATGKEIFVKRDGSFTDQWDPLDKVVAGVNQPKLMGTGGFNFEIKGFSVGLIARYRLGGQIYNQTLVDKVENAQLNFNVDKRAYYDSWKKPGDNVLFKSIGTVNTLTLATSRFVQDLSELEISSVNIGYDFYRHAFVQKLKMQRLQVLMNMNDILRLSTVRIERGTAYPFARYCTLTLMANF from the coding sequence ATGAAATTAACCACGCTACTGCTTACCGTATCTATGCTGCATGCTGCTGCAGGTACGGGCCAGACTGTTTCGATCAATGCGGCCAATATGCCGCTGAAAAAGCTGTTTACAGAAGTGAAACGGCAAACCGGCTTTACTGTTTTCGGAAGAAATGAACTCTTTCGGTTGTCTAATCCCGTTACTATCGATGCCAGGAATATGCCACTTGCCGATTTTCTGCAGCAAGTAATGGTATCACAACCACTTCAGTTCAGGATAAATGGGAAGGATATCATCCTTAGCCGGAAATCCAGTCCTGGCGCTGCCCGGGAAGTATCAGTCCTGCAGACAACAGAAACATTCGCAACAATAAACGGCACCATTTATGATGCGGAGGGGCTGCTGCTGGAAGGGGCGTCTATCATGCTGAAACGAACGGGTAAAACCACCCAGTCAGACAGCAAAGGACAATTCTCTCTCGATGCATTGCCGGATGATATCCTTGTGATCAGTTTTGTTGGCTATACCACGCAGGAAATAAAGGTTGGCAATAACCGTTACCTGAGGATCCGGCTGAAGCAGGAAGAGGTGCGCATGAATGATGTAGTGATTACAGGGATCGTCAACCGGAAAGCAGAAAGCTTTACAGGGGCTTCCGTCCGTTTCAGCAGGCAGGAACTGATGCAGGCAGGAGCCCGGAATATTTTTCAAAGCCTGAAAAGCATGGACCCCGCCCTCAATATTTTTGAGAGCCTGGCAAACGGATCCGATCCGAATAAGATGCTGGAAATGCAGATCAGGGGTACTTCTTCCTTCCCTGATGTGAAAGGACAATACGCTACCAATCCCAACCAGCCACTGTTCATTGTGGATGGCTTTGAAATGACTATAGAAAAAGTAAATGATCTCGATATCAACCGCATTGAATCCGTAACCATCCTGAAGGATGCTTCTGCCAAAGCATTGTACGGTTCGCGCGCGGCCAATGGCGTGATTGTGATCGAAACAGTGAAAGTGAAACCCGGGCAGCTCAGGATAAATTATACCGGAACTTATGGCATCGAAATACCTGATCTATCCAGCTACAATCTCACCAACGCACGCGAAAAGATCACGCTGGAAAAGGAACTCGGCGCCTACTACCGGCCACAACCACCCGCCGCTTTGGTGTACGACAGCCTTTATTACGCCAACCTGCGTGAAGTGCAGAACGGTGTAAATACAGACTGGCTTGCACAACCCACCAGGGTTGGCTTCAGTCATAAGCAAACAGTTGGATTTGAAGTAGGGGACGACAGGCTAAGGACGGGGCTCACTCTTTTCATGAACAATACACAGGGTGTTATGAAAGGGAGTGAAAGGAAATCGATCGGTGGCGCCTTTCAATTGACCTATCGTTATAAAAAAATCCTTTTCAGGAACCTCCTTCAATATACCGGGATCAATACCGCCAATTCACCTTATGGCGAATTCAGCGAATACGCCCGCCTGAACCCTTACTGGAGGCCTTACAACGAAGATGGCTCGGTAAGGAAATTCCTGGGCATCGGTCCCGTTCTCAGTGAACCCGTATACAATCCGCTCTATAACGCGATGTTGAACACCACTTCCTCCACCAATTATACAGATCTCACCAATAATACCTACCTGGAATATTTTATCTCGAAGAGCCTTAAACTGGTTGGCAGATTTGGATTTGCCAATACAGTCAACGGATCAGATGTATTTCTGCCGGGAAACCATACCAGCTTCATTGGCCTCACAGGTGAAAACATGTTCCGCAGAGGATCATACAATAAAGGAAACGGAAAAGCATCGATGGTCAGTGGCGACCTCAACCTGAATTACTCCTCCAGTTGGGGAAGGCACAGCGTATTTGGCAATGTGGGAGGAAATATCAGGGAAGATAAAAGCGAAAGCTTCCTGTATTCTGCTATCGGATTTCCCAACGACAGAATGGATAATATCCTTTTCGCCAAACAATATGCAGAGAATGCCAAGCCTACCGGCGCCGAATCCATCAACAGGGAACTGGGGATACTGGCCATCGGCAGCTATTCGTTCGACAACCGGTTCTTCGCTGATTTTTCTCTGAGGACAAGTTCCTCTTCTCAGTTCGGTTCGTCTAACCGTTGGGGTAGTTTCTACTCGGCAGGAGCCGGCTGGAATCTCCATCACGAGAAGTTCTTCCAGAAACTTCCTCAGATTACGATGCTGAAACTGAGAGGTTCTGCAGGATATACAGGTTCGCAAAATTTCAATTCTTACCAGGCACTGCTGCTATACAATTACTTTGTGGATGATTCCTACCAGGGCTTACCCGGCGTTTATCTCAACGGCCTCTGGAACCCGGAACTGAAATGGCAGCAGAAACTCGATTATAATGTTGGAGTGGACGCCAGTATCCAAAACAGGATCAATATCAGGGTAGATCTTTACAAAGCGATCACCACCAACCTGCTGACAGACATTACGATCCCTCCTTCACTTGGTTTCAGCTCCTATATAGCCAATCTCGGGCAGATCACCAACACCGGTATGGAGTTCAGGGTGAGCTACAGAATGTTTGTAAATAATCAGAATCGACAGTCGCTCAATTTGTTTGTAACGGGAATCACTAACCGAAACAGGATCGTAAAGATCTCCAACTCGCTCAAGACGCTTACGGAAGAGCAGGATAAATTATCAGAAGGATCCAATAAACCACTTGTACGTTTCCAGGAAGGACAGTCGCTGGATGCTATCTGGGCAGTACCCAGCCGCGGCATCGATCCTGCCACCGGCAAAGAGATCTTCGTAAAACGAGATGGCTCATTCACGGATCAATGGGATCCGCTTGACAAAGTGGTGGCGGGTGTGAACCAGCCGAAGCTGATGGGCACCGGCGGATTCAACTTCGAAATAAAAGGGTTCAGCGTCGGCCTTATCGCCAGGTACAGGCTCGGCGGCCAGATCTATAATCAGACACTCGTTGACAAAGTAGAGAATGCACAACTGAATTTCAATGTGGATAAACGAGCTTATTATGATTCCTGGAAAAAACCGGGAGATAACGTGCTCTTCAAAAGTATCGGAACCGTCAATACCCTCACCCTTGCTACATCCAGGTTTGTGCAGGACCTGAGTGAACTGGAGATCTCCTCGGTGAACATAGGGTATGATTTCTACCGTCATGCGTTTGTGCAAAAATTGAAAATGCAAAGGTTACAGGTACTGATGAACATGAACGATATACTCAGACTCTCTACGGTTAGAATCGAAAGAGGTACGGCCTATCCCTTTGCACGCTATTGCACACTAACGCTTATGGCCAATTTTTAA